In Salinibaculum sp. SYNS191, the genomic window GGCGCGCCGACGGTGTTGCCCCACTCGACCCACGACCCGTAGTAGTGACGGACGGCGTCGAAGTCGAGGAGTTCGTGAAGGGCGACCCACGTCAGTGCCGACCGTTCACCGATGCGGCAGTACACCACGATGTCGTCGTCGGTGTCGAGACCGGCCTCCGCGAAGACCGCCCGCATCTCCGCCGCCGGTTTGAACCGGCCCGTCGGCTGTACGACCCGACTCCACGGGACGTTGATTGCGCCGGGGATGTGGCCCCCTCGCTGGACGCTCTCGTTCCAGCCCGGCGGCGAAAGGATTTCGCCCCGGAACTCCGCGGGTGCACGGACGTCGACGAGGTGCTCGTCGCCCTCCATCGCGGCGCGAACGCCCTCGCGGTCGATGCGAATCGAGTCCTCGACGCCGCCGATACGGTACGACCGCTCGGCGTACGACGGGACCACGTCCGTCGTCTCTCGGCCGCTCGCCAGCCAGATGTCACGGCCCCCGTCGAGCAGTCTGACGTCCCGATGGCCGTAGTACCGCAGGAGCCAGTACGCGTACGCGGCGAACCAGTTCTGCGTGTCGCCGTAGAAGACGACCGTCGTCTCGTCGGTAATTCCTCGCGTCCCGAGCAGGCGCTCGAAACGTGATTCCGACGGCACGTCGAAGACCGTCGCGTCGCGGAGGTGCTCCTGCCATTCGAGCGTGACAGCGCCGGGAACGTGCGCGTCCCGGTACGTCTCGGGGTAGGCGTCGACCTCCACCAGCCGGTACTCGGGGTCGTCGCGACCGAACGCTTCGAGTCGCTCGTCCACCCACTCGGGGGAGACGAGCGCGTCGACCTCAGCTGTGTCCATCGGTCCACCGTAGGCGCTCTCGCACCATCTATGCTCGGTGTCGCCGGCCGTCCCTGTCGCTTCGAGCAGTCGACGCAGAGGCTCTCGTCACCGGGTCAGCGCTCCTCCCCGGCGGTGTCAGTCTGCTGGTGACTCCCGTCGGCGGTCCCGACGCGTTCCAGCGCGACCCCGGCAATCCCGGCGGCCACCATCCCGATACTCAGTGCGCGAATCTGCCTGATGTAGCCGGGGTCGGGTTCCAGCATCTCCGTGTTCTCGAAGTTCTGTGACAGCATTCTTCGTGTCAGCTCCGCGCCTGCCCGCGGTGCAATCGCCGTGACGACGCCCTGGACGACCGCCGCCACGGCGGCCATCTTCCGACAGTTCGGTCCACGCATCACACCGCGACGTAGGGTAGCTGCCCTCATTAATATTGTGAAGATTGCCCACTACAAACACTGTTAACTCCACCCTCCACACCCATCAGACGCGGGGCAGTGACTGGCACTCACCGGATAGTCGTCTCGCTACCGCCTGCGCTACACACCGAGTGTCTCCCAGTTCCGGTAGAGGCCGACGCCGAACCCGAGGACGATAGCTCCGACGCCGGCTTGCCGTGCGACCGTACCGAACTCCCCCGCGCTCAGCGCGACGACGCCGCGGACCGCCAGTATGCCCGTCAGAATCACCACGAGACTCAGTACCAGGTGCCTGGTCTCCATACCCCCGCTCGGGGCTCCGCGTTCGAGACGGTTCGCTTGGTCCTGGCCAATCCAGAACCGGGGTCCCTCCAGCGGTTTCGCACTGCGGTCGTTGGCGTAGACCAACGGACGCCCTACAGATGACGAGCGACTACGACCGGTGTATGTCCCCATCGGAACTGCTCGCAGCGCTCCGGGACCGGAGCGTCGACTGCCGCTTCTGTCTCGGCGCGGCCGCGATGCTGTTGCTCGCGACTGTCGCTATCGTCTACGGCCTGACCAACCAGGACACCGTCACCGCCGTCGGTGCCCTCCTGCTGGTGCCTGCGGCGGTCCTGCTCGCCGCGCTGGGGCTGTCCGACCGCGAGGGTCGCGACAAGAGACGCCCGTCCTGACGACCGGAGCGACCCGACCGCGAACGCGACGGGCGTCGTCAGGAGAGACGGGCCCGCACGAGCACGTCGACGTTGTAGAGGAGGAGACCGACGGTGAGCAGCGTCGCCGCGAGGTAGACGACGAGCTGTGGCGGCCCGGAGGTGCTGCCGGCGATTGCCGCCCCGGCGAACCCGACGAACATGATTTCGGCCCACGTCACGAGTATCCGGGACAGCAGCGGCTTCGAGAGCGAGTTCGCCGCGGGCTCCGTGCCGTCGCGGGACCGCCGCTGGTCGTCGGTGGCCATCGTCAGTACCCCTCCGACGGCTCTATCGGTCCGCTGAACGCCGTGTAGAGCACGACGAAGTACGTCGCGACCAGCGGCAGGAGTATCGCGGCACCCAGGGACATGAGATTCAGCGGCAGGGTGGAGACGATCGCCTCACCGACGGAGGTTCCGCTCGCCGGGTCGACGGTCGGGTACAGCAACAGCGCGACGACTGTCGCGAGCCCGTAGGTCAGGCCGGCGCTGGCTGCCAGCGCTGCCACGTCACGGCCCTGCCTGAGCAGGACGACGTAGCCGCCGGCCAGGACGAGCGTCAGCACGACCAGCCCCAGCACTGCCGGGCTGGTCAGCGTCGGCACCAGTCCCGGCCGGGTGAGGCCGAGCGCGACGAGCGTCAGGACGACTGCGACCAGGTAGGCCGCGATGGCACCCTCCCCGTACCGCTGGAGGTCGGCGTCCATCCCGGCTCGCGTCTTCACTTGGAGGAAGGCGACGCCGGAGACGACGGTCAGCGCGACGACGGTCAGTCCCGTGAGCGCCCCGCCGAGGGTGAGGGCCGTCGTCGCGCCGAGGAGCCAGTTCCCGACGAACACGCCCAGCAGCAGCGGCGCGCCGACGCTCCCGGCGACGAAGGCCCGGCCCCACCAGCGCTGCCACGTCTCGTCGTCCCGCTGCTCGTACATCTCGGGTGCGAGCCCGCGGAGGATGAGCGCCCCGAGGACGCCGAACAGCAACAGGTAGTGGCGGCTGAACAGCCCCGCGTACACGGACGGGAACGCGGCGAAGAGGGCGCCGCCGAAGACCACGAGCCAGACCTCGTTGCCGTCCCAGAAGGGGCCGATCGCGGCGAGAATCGTCTCCCGGTCCGCCTCCGAGTCCCGCGTCGCGAAGACCGCCCCGGCACCGAAGTCGAACCCGTCCAGGAACAGGAAGGTCCCGAGCATCACGAACAGCAACCCGAACCACAGTTCCGGCAGGGGGAGGCCGAAGATGGGGCCGGCATCGAGCCAGCCGAGGTCAGTCATCGTTGGTCACCCCCGCCGGCGGGACCTCGCGGTTCTCGTCGGGGACCTCGACCGAATCGAGTTCCTCGTCGCCGGGCGGCCCGTTGCGGATGATGCGGACGACGACGTAGCCATACAGCGCCAGCAGTAGCGCGTACACGACGACGAACCCGACCAGCGTCAGCGTCGCTTCCGCCCCCGTCAGCCCGGGCGAGACGCCGGCGCTCGTCTTCATCACGTCCTGGATGACCCAGGGTTGCCGTCCCACCTCGGTGACGATCCACCCGACTTCGACGGCGACGATGCCCAGCAGCGTCGACCCCATCAGCGCCTTGTGCAACAGGTCGTCTTCGAGCAACTGCCCTTTCCACCACCGGTAGCCGCCCCAGAACGCCAGGAGGATGAACCAGAACCCGAGGCCGACCATGGCGCGGAACGCCCAGAAGACGATGGCGACAGGGGGCGCCTCGGCGTCGAAGGAGTCTAACCCCTGTATCTCGGCCGACGGATCACCCCCGCTGGCGAGCCAGGAGGCACCGCCCGGAATGCCGAGGCCGAACAGGTCCTTCGCCCGCGGGTCCGTGATATCCGCCAGGTCCGTCGGCACCGCGATGAGGTACTCGGGGACGTACGATTCGGTCTCCCAGACCGCCTCCATCGCGGCGAACTTCTGTGGCTGGGTCTCCGCGACGTGGCGGCCGTACATGTCGCCGTGGAGCACCTGGAGCGGGGCCGTGATGAGCAGCGCGACCAGGGCGATTTTGAGGGTGGTCTCCCAGAAGTCGACCTGTTCGTTCTGGTAGCCCCAGACGTGGTGCCGGAAGACGTAGTAGGCCGCGATGCCGGCCATGAACAGCGCGACCGACTCGACGGCCGCGTTCTGCATGTGGACGTACATGTAGCCAAAGCGGGGATTGAGGTAGGCGGCGATGGGGTCCGTCAGGTGGACGACCGCCTGGCCGCCCTCGTTGACGACTTCGAACCCGCGCGGTGTCTGCATCCAGGAGTTGGCGATGAGAATCCAGACGGCCGACAGCCAGGTCCCGACGGCGACGGCGACGCTGGAGACGAAATAGAGCGCGTTCGACACCCGGTCGCGGCCGAAGACGAAGATGCCGAGGAACGTGGCCTCCAGCATGAAGGCCATCATCCCCTCGACGGCCAGCGGCCCGCCGAACAGTTCGCCGGCGGCGGTCGAGAAGGCCGCGAAGTTCGTCCCGAACTCGAACTCCAGGACGATTCCCGTCACCGTCCCGACGACGAAACTGATGGCGAAAATCTTCGTCCAGAAGCGCCGCAACCGCTCGTAGATCGGTTTCCCCGTCCGGATGTCCTTCCAGGTGAAGTAGACGAGAAACGGTGCGAGCCCCATGCTCATCACCGGGAAGATGATGTGCACGATGGTTGT contains:
- a CDS encoding sulfurtransferase, producing the protein MDTAEVDALVSPEWVDERLEAFGRDDPEYRLVEVDAYPETYRDAHVPGAVTLEWQEHLRDATVFDVPSESRFERLLGTRGITDETTVVFYGDTQNWFAAYAYWLLRYYGHRDVRLLDGGRDIWLASGRETTDVVPSYAERSYRIGGVEDSIRIDREGVRAAMEGDEHLVDVRAPAEFRGEILSPPGWNESVQRGGHIPGAINVPWSRVVQPTGRFKPAAEMRAVFAEAGLDTDDDIVVYCRIGERSALTWVALHELLDFDAVRHYYGSWVEWGNTVGAPVANGREAGP
- a CDS encoding cytochrome d ubiquinol oxidase subunit II, with the translated sequence MTDLGWLDAGPIFGLPLPELWFGLLFVMLGTFLFLDGFDFGAGAVFATRDSEADRETILAAIGPFWDGNEVWLVVFGGALFAAFPSVYAGLFSRHYLLLFGVLGALILRGLAPEMYEQRDDETWQRWWGRAFVAGSVGAPLLLGVFVGNWLLGATTALTLGGALTGLTVVALTVVSGVAFLQVKTRAGMDADLQRYGEGAIAAYLVAVVLTLVALGLTRPGLVPTLTSPAVLGLVVLTLVLAGGYVVLLRQGRDVAALAASAGLTYGLATVVALLLYPTVDPASGTSVGEAIVSTLPLNLMSLGAAILLPLVATYFVVLYTAFSGPIEPSEGY
- a CDS encoding cytochrome ubiquinol oxidase subunit I, producing the protein MLDPVIASRLQFAVTTIVHIIFPVMSMGLAPFLVYFTWKDIRTGKPIYERLRRFWTKIFAISFVVGTVTGIVLEFEFGTNFAAFSTAAGELFGGPLAVEGMMAFMLEATFLGIFVFGRDRVSNALYFVSSVAVAVGTWLSAVWILIANSWMQTPRGFEVVNEGGQAVVHLTDPIAAYLNPRFGYMYVHMQNAAVESVALFMAGIAAYYVFRHHVWGYQNEQVDFWETTLKIALVALLITAPLQVLHGDMYGRHVAETQPQKFAAMEAVWETESYVPEYLIAVPTDLADITDPRAKDLFGLGIPGGASWLASGGDPSAEIQGLDSFDAEAPPVAIVFWAFRAMVGLGFWFILLAFWGGYRWWKGQLLEDDLLHKALMGSTLLGIVAVEVGWIVTEVGRQPWVIQDVMKTSAGVSPGLTGAEATLTLVGFVVVYALLLALYGYVVVRIIRNGPPGDEELDSVEVPDENREVPPAGVTNDD